In Thalassophryne amazonica chromosome 14, fThaAma1.1, whole genome shotgun sequence, one DNA window encodes the following:
- the nxpe3 gene encoding NXPE family member 3 — protein sequence MTAERERGPDHGREKEVTMCRSLSKYAFIFLLLALCGLIFLLRNIHTVEHLNCHTISALYQVQTRIQSVLTSVELPKFYHNRTFCAHLGQKPSPEDELEEHYLLDTITWPEPPPGSKTTLRQTSDPVHSLFAILPTKEGRVWHVGDQLEALVQMHDFQGRPKRYGGDFLLARLHSPKLGAGVAGEVLDHKNGFYSALFPLLWAGPASVEIMLVHSSEAVAVLRRLREERPDRVFFKSLYRSGILSETTVCNMCLPPDQHPLCNYTDVYTGEPWYCYKPKLLSCDSRVNHAKGGYQKHLITNKEALLFQSGVNIKVDIHASGPDQINVLPRRKGKITIESSGSVKPEPVQPASSGYYYEDSWRPLGGIKMHRFNDSSAVTQCLKDKVIHMYGDSTVRQWFEYLNAFVPGLKEFNLHSPKNVGPFMAVDSPHNILLTYRCHGPPIRFSTVMSSELRYISNELDSLSGGPNTVVVLSIWAHFSTFPVEVYIRRLRHIRRALVRLLDRAPGTLIVIRSANPQALDQEVSLYNSDWYSLQLDGVLRAMFKGMDVLLVDAWQMSLAHHFPHALHPPPAIVKNMIDLLLSYVCPEQKSQQN from the exons ATGACGGCAGAGCGTGAAAGAGGGCCTGACCATGGGAGAGAGAAGGAGGTCACCATGTGCCGAAGTCTGTCCAAATATGCTTTCATCTTCCTCCTCCTGGCCCTTTGTGGCCTCATCTTCCTGCTACGGAACATCCATACGGTGGAG CACTTGAACTGCCACACAATCTCAGCCCTCTACCAGGTCCAGACAAGGATCCAATCTGTCCTCACGTCGGTGGAGCTCCCAAAGTTTTATCATAACCGAACCTTCTGTGCCCATCTTGGCCAAAAACCCTCCCCTGAGGATGAACTGGAGGAACATTACCTTCTGGACACCATCACCTGGCCTGAACCTCCACCAGGCTCTAAAACAACTCTGCGCCAGACTAGTGACCCCGTGCACAGCCTGTTTGCAATCCTACCCACTAAAGAAGGAAGGGTGTGGCACGTGGGCGACCAGCTGGAGGCTTTGGTCCAAATGCATGACTTTCAGGGTCGTCCCAAGCGTTACGGCGGGGATTTCCTGTTAGCTCGTCTGCATTCTCCAAAGCTCGGAGCGGGCGTTGCGGGTGAGGTGTTGGACCACAAGAATGGATTTTATTCTGCCCTGTTTCCCCTCCTGTGGGCAGGGCCTGCAAGCGTCGAGATTATGCTCGTGCACTCCAGTGAGGCTGTTGCTGTGCTGCGACGGCTAAGGGAAGAACGTCCTGATCGGGTCTTCTTCAAGAGCCTGTACCGCTCAGGAATCTTGTCTGAGACCACTGTGTGCAACATGTGCTTGCCACCAGACCAGCATCCACTGTGTAACTACACAGACGTTTACACCGGCGAACCCTGGTACTGCTACAAGCCCAAGCTGCTCAGCTGTGACAGCAGAGTTAACCATGCCAAGGGAGGCTATCAGAAGCACCTCATCACCAACAAAGAAGCTCTGCTCTTCCAGAG TGGTGTAAACATCAAAGTTGACATACATGCTTCTGGGCCTGACCAAATTAACGTGCTGCCTCGGAGGAAAG GTAAAATAACCATTGAAAGCAGCGGCAGTGTGAAACCAGAGCCTGTTCAGCCGGCATCGTCTGGATACTACTACGAGGACTCATGGAGGCCTTTAGGAGGCATCAAAATGCACCGCTTCAATGACTCGTCTGCAGTCACTCAGTGTCTGAAGGACAAAGTGATCCATATGTATGGAGACTCGACTGTCAGGCAGTGGTTTGAGTATCTCAACGCTTTCGTACCAG GATTGAAGGAGTTCAACCTGCATAGTCCTAAAAATGTTGGACCTTTCATGGCAGTAGACAGTCCCCATAATATTCTCTTGACCTACCGGTGCCACGGCCCCCCCATCCGGTTCTCCACTGTTATGTCCAGCGAGTTGCGCTACATATCAAACGAATTGGACAGCCTCTCCGGAGGACCAAACACTGTTGTTGTCCTCAGCATCTGGGCGCATTTCAGCACCTTCCCTGTGGAGGTCTACATCCGGCGACTTCGTCACATTCGCCGTGCACTGGTGCGACTTTTGGACAGAGCACCGGGAACGTTGATTGTGATCCGCTCGGCCAACCCCCAAGCTTTAGACCAAGAGGTGAGCCTCTACAACAGCGACTGGTACTCCCTGCAGCTCGATGGCGTGCTCAGAGCCATGTTCAAAGGAATGGACGTTCTCCTGGTGGACGCCTGGCAAATGAGTTTAGCGCACCACTTCCCTCATGCCCTTCATCCACCTCCAGCCATAGTCAAGAACATGATAGACCTCCTCTTGTCTTATGTTTGTCCAGAACAGAAGAGCCAACAGAACTAG